In Vespa crabro chromosome 13, iyVesCrab1.2, whole genome shotgun sequence, one DNA window encodes the following:
- the LOC124428771 gene encoding moesin/ezrin/radixin homolog 1 isoform X2 has protein sequence MNQEVKKETPLQFKFRAKFYPEDVAEELIQDITLRLFYLQVKNAILSDEIYCPPETSVLLASYAVQARHGDFQKGTHTAGFLANDRLLPQRVVDQHKMSKEEWESSITNWWQEHRGMLREDAMMEYLKIAQDLEMYGVNYFEIRNKKGTELWLGVDALGLNIYEKDDKLTPKIGFPWSEIRNISFNEKKFIIKPIDKKAPDFIFFATRVKINKRILALCMGNHELYMRRRKPDTIDVQQMKAQAREEKIAKQQQREKLQLEIAARERAEKKQQEYEERLRNMAEEMDRRQAELNEAQEMIRRLEEQLKQLQAAKEELEDRQKELTAMMEKLELSHEMEAAERAKLEQEIRAKQEEVQRIQSEVEAKDAEARRLQEEFEAAKLRQEEADRAFQANTTPHHHHVEENEEGEEEGEDEIPNCDVTKDLATDESIIDPVEERRTLAERNERLNDQLKALKQDLAQSRDETKETVMDKIHRENVRQGRDKYKTLREIRKGNTKRRVDQFENM, from the exons ATGAACCAGGAGGTCAAAAAGGAGACCCCATTGCAGTTCAAGTTTCGTGCGAAATTTTATCCCGAAGACGTTGCGGAGGAATTAATACAGGATATTACGCTTCGTCTTTTTTATCTGCAg GTGAAAAATGCTATACTCAGTGATGAAATTTACTGCCCACCTGAAACATCGGTATTGCTTGCATCTTATGCGGTTCAAGCTAGACATGGTGATTTTCAAAAAGGAACTCACACTGCCGGCTTTTTAGCTAATGATCGTTTGTTACCACAAAGAGTTGTTGATCAACATAAAATGAGTAAAGAAGAATGGGAGAGTTCGATAACTAATTGGTGGCAAGAACATCGTGGTATGTTAAGAGAAGATGCTATGATGGAATATTTGAAGATTGCTCAG gaCTTAGAAATGTATGGAgttaattatttcgaaattcgtaataaaaaaggaacagaATTATGGTTGGGCGTCGATGCTTTAGgtttgaatatttatgaaaaggaTGATAAACTTACACCTAAGATCGGTTTTCCATGGTccgaaataagaaatatttctttcaatgaaaagaaatttattattaaaccgATAGATAAGAAAGCACCAGACTTCATTTTCTTCGCTACAAGAGtcaagattaataaaagaattttggCACTTTGTATGGGCAATCATGAATTATATATGCGTAGACGTAAACCGGATACCATTGATGTTCAGCAAATGAag gcTCAAGccagagaagaaaaaatcgcgAAGCAACAGCAAAGGGAAAAATTGCAATTAGAAATTGCAGCGAGAGAACGTgcagaaaagaaacaacaggAGTACGAGGAAAGGCTAAGAAATATGGCTGAGGAAATGGATAGGCGACAGGCAGAATTAAACGAAGCTCAGGAAATGATAAGACGTTTGGAAGAACAATTGAAACAATTGCAGGCTGCGAAGGAAGAATTAGAAGATCGTCAAAag gAATTAACGGCAATGATGGAAAAATTAGAACTTTCTCATGAAATGGAAGCCGCAGAACGTGCTAAGTTAGAACAAGAGATTAGAGCTAAGCAAGAGGAGGTACAACGTATACAGTCCGAAGTAGAAGCTAAAGATGCAGAAGCTAGGAGATTACAGGAGGAGTTTGAAGCTGCCAA ACTCAGGCAAGAGGAAGCTGATCGAGCTTTTCAAGCTAATACAActcctcatcatcatcatgtcgaagaaaatgaagagggagaggaagaaggcGAGGATGAGATTCCGAATTGTGATGTTACTAAAGATCTTGCTACGGATGAATCAATAATTGATCCAGTCGAAGAGAGACGTACTTTGGCCGAAAGAAATGAACGTCTTAATGATCAATTGAag gcATTGAAGCAAGATCTTGCACAATCACGAGACGAAACCAAGGAAACTGTCATGGATAAAATTCATAGGGAAAATGTTCGTCAAGGACGTGACAAGTATAAAACGCTACGTGAAATTCGCAAGGGCAATACCAAACGTCGTGTCGATCAATTTgagaatatgtaa